In a single window of the Centroberyx gerrardi isolate f3 chromosome 17, fCenGer3.hap1.cur.20231027, whole genome shotgun sequence genome:
- the reep1 gene encoding receptor expression-enhancing protein 1 — translation MVSWIISRLVVLVFGTLYPAYSSYKAVKSKDVKEYVKWMMYWIIFAMFTTVEVFTDMFLCWVPFYYELKIAFVVWLLSPYTKGSSVLYRKFVHPTLSSKEKDIDDYLCQAKDKSYDTLVHFGRKGLNVAATAAVMAATKSQGVLSDRLRSFSMQDLSSYQSDPSSPGSVTTQPAAAQHRARPMMRSKSESYSKGQDFDMTEYEVLGLDHWDAKESLSQTLLSSEPTPLSLTPQSSPPSTPSPPSTPSPPPTPPTPEQPEEVRGGVQTASSSPQLRLSKRKAPEPPPRVLRPLTRSRSALSSHNEAM, via the exons ATGGTCTCCTGGATTATCTCTAGACTTGTGGT ACTTGTGTTTGGCACACTATATCCTGCATACTCATCCTATAAAGCTGTGAAGTCAAAAGATGTGAAAGAATAT GTGAAATGGATGATGTACTGGATAATATTTGCCATGTTCACCACAGTGGAAGTATTTACAGATATGTTTCTTTGTTG GGTTCCTTTCTACTACGAGCTGAAGATAGCCTTTGTGGTGTGGCTGCTGTCCCCTTACACTAAAGGCTCCAGCGTGCTATACAGGAAGTTTGTTCATCCCACGCTTTCCTCAAAAGAGAAG GACATTGATGACTATCTCTGCCAAGCCAAGGACAAAAGCTATGACACCCTGGTGCATTTTGGGAGGAAAGGGCTGAATGTTGCAGCCACAGCTGCCGTCATGGCTGCAACAAAG AGCCAAGGCGTCctgtcagacagactgagaaGTTTCAGCATGCAGGATCTGTCTTCCTACCAGTCTGACCCCTCCAGCCCCGGCTCTGTCACCACCcagcctgcagcagcacagcaccGGGCCCGGCCCATGATGCGCAGCAAGTCAGAGAGCTACAGCAAGG GGCAGGATTTTGACATGACTGAATATGAGGTGTTGGGTTTGGACCACTGGGACGCCAAGGAGTCGCTGTCCCAGACTCTCTTGTCTTCTGAGCCCACACCCCTTTCACTGACACCCCAGTCCTCTCCACCCTCCACTCCTTCTCCACCCTCCACTCCTTCTCCACCCCCCACTCCTCCAACTCCAGAGCAGCctgaggaggtgaggggaggggtGCAGACAGCATCGAGCTCGCCGCAGCTCAGGCTGAGTAAGAGGAAGGCTCCTGAG CCTCCTCCTAGAGTCTTAAGGCCTCTCACAAGATCCAGGAGTGCCCTTTCTTCACACAATGAAGCCATGTGA
- the chmp3 gene encoding charged multivesicular body protein 3 gives MGLFGRSSEKPPKDLINEWSLKIRKEMRVIDRQIRDIQREEEKVKRSIKDAAKKGQRDVCVILAKELIQSRQAISKLYASKAHMNSVLLSMKNQLSVLRVAGALQKSTEVMKAMQSLVKIPEIQATMRDLSKEMMKAGIIEEMLEDTFESMEDGEEMEEAAEEEVDKILFEITAGALGKAPSKVTDALPEPEPAGATAASEDESEEDIEEMQSRLAALRS, from the exons ATGGGGCTGTTCGGGAGATCAAGCGAGAAACCGCCGAAAGACCTG ATCAATGAATGGTCCCTCAAAATCAGGAAGGAAATGAGAGTGATTGACAGACAAATTCGAG acattcagagggaagaagaaaaagttaAACGATCCATTAAAGATGCTGCTAAAAAGGGCCAGAGGGACGTGTGTGTGATTCTTGCAAAGGAGCTGATTCAGTCAAGACAGGCTATCAGCAAACTTTACGCTTCCAAAGCCCACATGAACTCTGTACTACTCAGCATGAAGAATCagcttt ctGTATTACGTGTCGCCGGGGCCCTTCAGAAGAGCACAGAGGTCATGAAAGCCATGCAGAGCCTAGTCAAAATCCCAGAGATCCAGGCCACCATGAGGGACCTATCAAAGGAGATGATGAAG GCTGGCATCATTGAGGAAATGCTGGAAGACACGTTTGAAAGCATGGAGGATGgcgaggagatggaggaggcggcggaggaggaggttgaCAAGATCCTCTTCGAGATCACAGCAG GTGCCCTTGGCAAAGCGCCCAGCAAAGTCACAGACGCCCTGCCTGAACCGGAGCCCGCTGGAGCCACTGCAGCTTCGGAGGATGAGTCAGAGGAGGACATTGAAGAGATGCAGTCGAGATTGGCGGCTCTGAGGAGCTAA